The Saccharomonospora glauca K62 genome has a segment encoding these proteins:
- the atpB gene encoding F0F1 ATP synthase subunit A, which yields MGALVLAAGDEFTPPTAEAFNLPAIFGWVTKPMLLAVLSVVIIVAFFLLTTRKMSVVPGKGQFLVESLYDFGRNNIAREQIGAADFLRFVPLVLSLFTFILVNNLFGLVPVLQFPTMSHIGFPLALSVLVVYPVYHYAGIRKHGLRKYLRLQLAPPGAPKFVYILLSPIEFFTKFFMNPITLAIRVFAAMFAGHLLIMLFAMSAEYLLLHGEGLVKAVSAFSFAGALAITFIEALVMVIQAFIFALLSANYIGAALAEEH from the coding sequence TTGGGCGCGCTGGTACTAGCCGCAGGTGATGAATTCACACCGCCGACGGCAGAAGCCTTCAATCTGCCGGCAATCTTCGGCTGGGTCACGAAACCCATGCTGCTTGCCGTGCTCTCGGTCGTCATCATCGTGGCTTTCTTCCTGCTGACCACCAGGAAGATGAGCGTCGTTCCGGGCAAGGGGCAGTTCCTCGTCGAATCGCTCTACGACTTCGGGCGTAACAACATCGCCCGTGAGCAGATCGGCGCGGCCGACTTCCTCCGTTTCGTGCCGCTGGTGCTGAGCCTGTTCACCTTCATCCTGGTGAACAACCTCTTCGGTCTCGTGCCGGTCCTGCAGTTCCCGACGATGTCGCACATCGGGTTCCCGCTCGCCCTTTCGGTGCTGGTGGTCTATCCGGTGTACCACTACGCGGGAATCAGGAAGCACGGTCTCCGTAAGTACCTCAGGCTGCAGCTCGCGCCTCCGGGGGCCCCGAAGTTCGTGTACATCCTGCTCAGCCCGATTGAGTTCTTCACCAAGTTCTTCATGAACCCGATCACCCTGGCGATCCGGGTTTTCGCGGCCATGTTCGCGGGTCATCTGCTGATCATGCTGTTTGCTATGTCCGCCGAGTACCTGTTGTTGCATGGTGAGGGCTTGGTGAAGGCAGTTTCCGCGTTCTCGTTCGCGGGTGCCTTGGCGATCACGTTCATCGAGGCGCTCGTCATGGTGATCCAGGCGTTCATCTTCGCGTTGTTGTCGGCCAACTACATCGGGGCGGCTCTGGCCGAGGAGCACTGA
- a CDS encoding glycosyltransferase family 4 protein — MNSAVPTGLPIREYLLVALVSAAVTYLLTAVVRRFAIKVKAVAVPRKRDVHVVPIPRMGGLAMYLGVVGGMALAHQLPVLRRAFEYSYDPLAVLIGGGVIVLIGALDDRFELDAWTKLAGQVMCAGILVLFGVQWVSLWVPWGGDADALGNVLMFDRNQGGLLVVLLVVVMVNAMNFVDGLDGLASGLGLIAAAATCTFTLWLLHSSGGEVSTYPPALIAATLAGACLGFLPHNFQPAKIFMGDSGSMMIGLMLAAASTSASGRIVYTSFDATDVVALLSPLFVVAAVLFLPLLDLVLAVVRRTRRGESPFAADKMHLHHRLLEIGHSQRRAVLLIYLWAALLAFGAVAVAMFDTVAVFWGTCGGLLIAALITFVPRLRRQKEKSTA; from the coding sequence GTGAACTCCGCTGTCCCCACCGGTCTTCCCATCCGCGAGTACCTGCTCGTCGCTCTCGTCTCCGCCGCGGTGACCTATCTGCTCACCGCCGTCGTGCGTCGGTTCGCCATCAAGGTCAAGGCCGTCGCCGTTCCGCGCAAACGCGACGTCCACGTCGTCCCGATCCCGAGGATGGGTGGACTCGCCATGTATCTCGGCGTGGTCGGCGGTATGGCGTTGGCCCACCAGTTGCCGGTGTTGAGACGGGCGTTCGAGTACTCCTACGACCCGCTCGCCGTCCTCATCGGTGGCGGCGTCATCGTGCTCATCGGCGCGCTCGACGACCGCTTCGAACTCGATGCCTGGACCAAACTGGCCGGTCAGGTCATGTGCGCGGGCATCCTCGTGTTGTTCGGGGTGCAGTGGGTCTCGTTGTGGGTGCCGTGGGGCGGTGACGCCGACGCGCTCGGCAACGTGCTCATGTTCGACCGCAACCAGGGCGGTCTGCTGGTCGTGCTGTTGGTCGTGGTCATGGTGAACGCGATGAACTTCGTCGACGGCCTCGACGGGCTCGCGAGTGGTCTCGGGCTCATCGCGGCGGCGGCGACCTGCACGTTCACGCTGTGGCTGCTGCACTCCTCCGGCGGTGAGGTGAGCACCTATCCGCCCGCGCTCATCGCGGCGACGCTCGCCGGGGCCTGCCTCGGGTTCCTCCCGCACAACTTCCAGCCCGCGAAGATCTTCATGGGCGACTCGGGTTCGATGATGATCGGGCTCATGCTGGCGGCGGCGAGCACGTCGGCGTCGGGTCGGATCGTCTACACGTCGTTCGACGCCACCGACGTCGTGGCTCTGCTCTCGCCGTTGTTCGTGGTGGCGGCCGTGCTGTTCCTTCCCCTGCTCGACCTGGTGTTGGCCGTGGTGCGCCGCACCCGGCGCGGGGAGAGTCCGTTCGCCGCCGACAAGATGCACCTGCACCACCGGCTGCTGGAGATCGGACACTCGCAGCGCCGCGCCGTGCTCCTCATCTACCTGTGGGCGGCGTTGCTCGCGTTCGGAGCGGTCGCGGTGGCGATGTTCGACACGGTGGCGGTGTTCTGGGGCACGTGCGGCGGCCTGTTGATCGCCGCGCTCATCACGTTCGTGCCGCGGCTGAGACGGCAGAAGGAGAAGAGCACCGCCTAG
- a CDS encoding L-threonylcarbamoyladenylate synthase, producing the protein MSAVYDCGEQHTRADGLKAAASAVRSGRLVVMPTDTVYGIGADAFDATAVRALLRAKNRGPDMPVGVLVGSWSTVDGLVLGLSRHAKTLIEAFWPGDLSIVVPHAPSLQWNLGSTRGTVMLRMPLHPVALELLREVGPMAVSSANVSGQPPASTAQQAREQLGESVAVYLDGGPSGDPVPSTIVDLTGPTPSLLREGAVSAEAVSEALGMEIGPKE; encoded by the coding sequence ATGAGCGCGGTGTACGACTGCGGTGAGCAGCACACGAGGGCCGACGGGCTGAAGGCCGCCGCCTCGGCGGTGCGTTCCGGCAGGCTCGTGGTGATGCCGACCGACACCGTCTACGGAATCGGTGCCGACGCCTTCGACGCGACGGCCGTGCGGGCCCTGCTGCGGGCCAAGAACCGGGGCCCGGACATGCCGGTGGGCGTCCTCGTCGGCTCCTGGTCCACGGTCGACGGCCTGGTGCTCGGGCTGTCCCGGCACGCCAAGACCCTCATCGAGGCGTTCTGGCCCGGTGATCTGTCGATCGTCGTGCCGCACGCGCCGAGCCTGCAGTGGAACCTCGGCAGCACCAGGGGCACCGTGATGCTGCGGATGCCCTTGCATCCCGTGGCGCTCGAACTGCTGCGCGAGGTCGGCCCCATGGCCGTGTCGAGCGCCAACGTCTCCGGGCAGCCTCCCGCGTCCACGGCGCAACAGGCTCGTGAGCAGCTCGGCGAGTCCGTCGCGGTCTACCTCGACGGCGGTCCGAGCGGCGACCCGGTGCCGTCGACCATCGTCGACCTCACCGGCCCCACCCCGTCCTTGCTCCGTGAGGGCGCTGTGAGTGCCGAGGCGGTATCGGAGGCCCTGGGCATGGAGATCGGCCCGAAAGAGTGA
- the prmC gene encoding peptide chain release factor N(5)-glutamine methyltransferase: MKRLPLRLAMLEAARILEEAGVASPRTEAELIAAHVLGVERGRLPLVPLVDPPVVEAIHRLVAERSTRVPLQYLLGEAVMGGIGVRVGPGVFVPRPETELLLEWGLKLLKDRAHPVVVDLCTGSGVLALAVAHARPDAVVYAVDNDPDALAWARHNADLRAEAGDTPIRLYSGDVTDDTVFAELDGLVDLVLCNPPYVPQGTPVPPEVADYDPPQAVFAAGGGLDVIRHVVTMAARLLRPGGGVAIEHDDTHGQAVPALLEARRVLTDVVDHTDLAGRPRFVTARRV; the protein is encoded by the coding sequence GTGAAGAGACTGCCCCTACGACTGGCGATGTTGGAGGCCGCTCGAATCCTGGAGGAGGCCGGCGTCGCGTCACCGCGTACCGAGGCCGAACTCATCGCCGCCCACGTGCTGGGCGTCGAGCGGGGGAGGTTGCCACTCGTTCCTCTCGTCGACCCGCCGGTCGTGGAGGCCATCCATCGCCTCGTCGCCGAACGTTCCACACGGGTGCCGCTCCAGTACCTCCTCGGCGAGGCCGTGATGGGGGGCATCGGGGTCCGGGTCGGTCCCGGCGTGTTCGTCCCGCGGCCCGAGACCGAATTGTTGTTGGAGTGGGGGCTGAAGCTGCTCAAGGACCGGGCACACCCGGTGGTGGTGGACCTGTGCACCGGATCGGGTGTGCTGGCTCTCGCCGTGGCGCACGCTCGGCCGGACGCGGTCGTCTACGCGGTGGACAACGACCCCGATGCGCTCGCCTGGGCCCGTCACAACGCCGACCTGCGCGCGGAGGCCGGAGACACGCCGATCCGCCTCTACTCGGGCGACGTGACGGACGACACCGTGTTCGCCGAGCTCGACGGGCTCGTGGACCTCGTGCTGTGCAATCCGCCGTACGTGCCGCAGGGCACCCCCGTCCCGCCGGAGGTCGCGGACTACGACCCGCCGCAGGCCGTGTTCGCGGCCGGAGGGGGGCTCGACGTGATCCGGCACGTCGTCACGATGGCGGCTCGCCTGCTGAGGCCGGGGGGCGGTGTCGCCATCGAGCACGACGACACCCACGGGCAGGCGGTGCCCGCCCTGTTGGAGGCTCGGCGCGTCCTCACCGACGTGGTCGATCACACCGATCTGGCGGGGCGTCCACGCTTCGTCACGGCTCGCCGAGTGTGA
- a CDS encoding MerR family transcriptional regulator: protein MLIGELSARTGASARLLRYYESKGLLRARREANGYRVYDEDAVTRVRQIKALLDAGLPTERIREVLPCARGEKPDLDMCPQLRELLARQLRALDEDIEKLRHNRTRLANLAGDVRG from the coding sequence GTGCTGATCGGTGAGTTGTCCGCCCGCACGGGAGCCAGCGCCCGGCTGTTGCGGTACTACGAGTCCAAGGGGTTGCTTCGCGCGCGGCGGGAAGCCAACGGGTATCGCGTCTATGACGAGGACGCGGTCACGCGGGTGCGGCAGATCAAGGCGTTGCTCGACGCGGGCCTGCCCACGGAACGCATCCGAGAGGTGCTCCCGTGCGCGCGGGGCGAGAAACCCGACCTCGACATGTGCCCGCAGTTGCGCGAGCTGCTGGCCAGGCAGCTGCGCGCTCTCGACGAGGACATCGAGAAATTGCGACACAATCGGACGAGGCTGGCGAATCTGGCGGGTGACGTCCGGGGTTGA
- a CDS encoding alpha/beta fold hydrolase encodes MIENFATTTKGSGPALLLAHGAGGEVRANFGPLIDELARTHTVIGVDYPGSGATPRSPEPLSLDGLADALVATAVREGAERFTVFGYSLGTAVAVRAATRHPERVTGLVLTAGFARLDNRMRLAVDLWRHLLDGDRRTLARFLTYAATDPVRLAELTPEALESAVDDLAATIPPGSPEHVDLVASVDTRAELPRISVPTLVVTTTRDQLVSADLGRELARGIPGARLVEIDCGHIIGAEAPDEWLKVVTDFLREPR; translated from the coding sequence ATGATCGAGAATTTCGCGACGACCACCAAGGGCTCCGGACCCGCGCTGCTGCTGGCTCACGGCGCGGGCGGCGAGGTACGGGCCAACTTCGGTCCGCTGATCGACGAGCTGGCCCGCACCCACACGGTGATCGGCGTCGACTACCCCGGCAGCGGTGCGACGCCGCGCAGCCCCGAGCCCCTGAGTCTCGACGGTCTCGCCGACGCGCTCGTGGCCACGGCCGTGCGCGAGGGGGCGGAGCGGTTCACCGTGTTCGGGTACTCGCTGGGCACCGCGGTCGCCGTCCGGGCGGCCACCCGCCACCCCGAGCGGGTCACGGGCCTCGTCCTCACGGCCGGGTTCGCCCGGCTCGACAACCGCATGCGGCTCGCCGTCGACCTCTGGCGTCACCTGCTCGACGGTGACCGCCGGACCCTGGCGAGGTTCCTCACCTACGCGGCCACGGACCCGGTGCGGCTGGCCGAACTCACTCCCGAGGCTCTGGAGAGCGCGGTCGACGACCTCGCCGCGACGATCCCGCCCGGCAGCCCGGAGCACGTCGACCTGGTCGCCTCCGTGGACACGCGGGCCGAGCTGCCCCGCATCAGCGTGCCGACGCTCGTCGTGACCACCACTCGCGACCAGCTCGTCAGCGCCGACCTGGGACGCGAACTCGCCCGCGGCATCCCCGGCGCGCGGCTCGTGGAGATCGACTGCGGACACATCATCGGCGCCGAGGCCCCGGACGAGTGGTTGAAGGTCGTGACCGACTTCCTGCGGGAGCCGCGCTGA
- a CDS encoding TIGR03619 family F420-dependent LLM class oxidoreductase: MELEVILPDEDAGMAPGILPDLAVHAEALGYRGVWLPDHLLPPEPFGPVYGGVYEPLVTLAFLAARTRRLRLGTSVLVLPLRNPFAVAKQAATLHALSGGRVALGVGVGWDRTEFESVGAEFSTRGARTDEALVLMRELFSGATRFDGRFHSFERGHFTPVPTTPLPIVVGGVSPAALRRAASLADEWQGVGLTPEAFADAGADTVAVSVSPYEGAAERLSELADAWKSPTP, from the coding sequence ATGGAGCTGGAGGTGATTCTGCCGGACGAGGACGCCGGGATGGCCCCCGGCATCCTCCCGGACCTCGCCGTCCACGCGGAAGCTCTCGGCTACCGAGGTGTCTGGCTGCCGGACCACCTACTGCCGCCCGAGCCCTTCGGCCCCGTCTACGGAGGCGTGTACGAGCCGCTGGTCACCCTCGCCTTCCTCGCGGCGCGGACACGACGGCTCCGGCTGGGCACCTCGGTGCTGGTGCTGCCCCTGCGTAACCCGTTCGCGGTGGCCAAACAGGCCGCGACCCTCCACGCGCTGTCCGGCGGCCGGGTGGCGTTGGGTGTCGGCGTGGGGTGGGACCGCACCGAGTTCGAGTCGGTGGGCGCGGAGTTCTCCACTCGGGGCGCACGCACCGACGAGGCCCTCGTGCTGATGCGGGAACTGTTCTCGGGCGCGACCCGCTTCGACGGGCGCTTCCACTCGTTCGAACGGGGCCACTTCACTCCCGTGCCCACGACGCCGTTACCGATCGTCGTGGGCGGGGTCTCCCCCGCCGCACTGCGCCGGGCGGCGTCCCTCGCCGACGAGTGGCAGGGGGTGGGCCTCACCCCGGAGGCGTTCGCCGACGCGGGCGCCGACACGGTGGCGGTCTCGGTGTCGCCCTACGAAGGGGCCGCGGAGAGACTGTCCGAACTTGCCGACGCGTGGAAGTCCCCGACACCGTGA
- a CDS encoding NAD-dependent epimerase/dehydratase family protein, giving the protein MHDERTTSSSEVSSLRIFVAGATGVIGSRLLPLLTRAGHTVAGMTRTAGKAPLVRKLGAEPVVCDVYDAPALTDAVRDFRPDLLLHQLTDLPDSAEELPERRAGNARIRVEGTGNLIAAARAAGCERFLAQSVAWELPPEHGGEAVRTLEEAVLDFGGVVLRYGQFHGPGTFYPESPPTGPRVHIDTAAARTVAVLDHPSGIVTITDETSASD; this is encoded by the coding sequence ATGCACGACGAACGAACCACGTCCTCGTCCGAGGTTTCGTCGCTTCGCATCTTCGTCGCCGGGGCGACCGGAGTGATCGGCTCTCGCTTGTTGCCGCTGCTCACGCGCGCGGGACACACGGTGGCGGGGATGACTCGCACCGCCGGGAAGGCTCCGCTGGTTCGCAAGCTCGGCGCCGAACCGGTCGTGTGCGACGTCTACGACGCGCCGGCCCTGACCGACGCCGTGCGGGACTTCCGGCCGGATCTCCTACTCCACCAACTCACCGACCTCCCCGACTCCGCCGAGGAACTACCCGAACGGCGGGCCGGCAACGCGCGTATCCGAGTCGAGGGGACTGGCAATCTCATTGCCGCGGCGCGAGCCGCCGGCTGCGAAAGGTTCCTCGCGCAAAGCGTCGCCTGGGAGTTGCCGCCCGAGCACGGCGGCGAGGCGGTCCGGACGCTGGAGGAGGCCGTCCTCGACTTCGGCGGTGTGGTGCTGCGTTACGGCCAGTTCCACGGTCCCGGCACCTTCTACCCCGAGTCGCCGCCGACCGGTCCGCGCGTCCACATCGACACGGCCGCGGCCCGCACGGTCGCCGTGCTGGACCACCCGAGTGGGATCGTCACGATCACCGACGAGACGTCCGCGTCGGACTGA
- a CDS encoding DegT/DnrJ/EryC1/StrS family aminotransferase, giving the protein MPTLVWDYLHEYHDERADILDAVETVFSSGRLVLGKSVSSFESEFADYHGVSHCVGVDNGTNAIRLALQAMGIGKGDEVITVSNTAAPTVVAIDAVGATPVFVDVDPDTYLMNVDQVEAAITPRTRCLLPVHLYGQCVDMAPLRALAEKHDLLVLEDCAQAHGARQHGEVAGSMGTAAAFSFYPTKVLGAYGDGGATITDDPTIDANLRRHRYYGMEERYYVVETPGHNCRLDEVQAEILRRKLRRLDDYIKGRQAVADRYVEALSDTELVLPTTAEGNTHVYYVYVVRHPRRDAILEALKAYDIQLNISYPWPVHTMTGFSHLGYSEGSLPVTEALAKEIFSLPMYPSLPRETQDRVIDALRSVLASL; this is encoded by the coding sequence ATGCCAACGCTGGTCTGGGACTATCTGCACGAATACCACGACGAGCGCGCCGACATCCTCGACGCGGTGGAGACGGTGTTCTCCTCGGGGCGGCTCGTCCTCGGCAAGAGCGTCTCGTCGTTCGAATCGGAGTTCGCCGACTACCACGGCGTCTCCCACTGCGTCGGCGTCGACAACGGCACCAACGCGATCCGGCTCGCGCTCCAGGCCATGGGCATCGGCAAGGGCGACGAAGTGATCACCGTGTCGAACACGGCGGCGCCCACGGTCGTGGCGATCGACGCCGTCGGTGCCACGCCGGTCTTCGTCGACGTCGACCCCGACACCTACCTGATGAACGTCGACCAGGTCGAAGCGGCGATCACCCCCAGGACGCGGTGCCTGCTTCCCGTCCACCTCTACGGGCAGTGCGTCGACATGGCGCCACTGCGCGCGTTGGCCGAGAAGCACGACCTGCTCGTTCTGGAGGACTGCGCGCAGGCCCACGGCGCCCGCCAGCACGGCGAGGTGGCCGGGTCCATGGGCACCGCAGCGGCGTTCTCCTTCTACCCCACGAAGGTGCTCGGCGCCTACGGTGACGGGGGCGCGACGATCACCGACGACCCCACCATCGACGCCAACCTCCGCCGCCACCGCTACTACGGGATGGAGGAGCGGTACTACGTCGTCGAAACACCGGGGCACAACTGCAGGCTCGACGAGGTGCAGGCCGAGATCCTGCGGCGCAAGCTACGGAGGCTCGACGACTACATCAAGGGCAGGCAGGCCGTCGCCGACCGCTACGTCGAGGCGCTGTCCGACACCGAACTCGTCCTGCCCACCACCGCCGAGGGCAACACGCACGTGTACTACGTGTACGTCGTGCGCCATCCCCGCCGGGACGCGATCCTCGAAGCGTTGAAGGCCTACGACATTCAGCTCAACATCAGCTATCCGTGGCCGGTGCACACGATGACGGGCTTTTCCCACCTCGGCTACTCCGAGGGCAGCCTGCCGGTCACCGAAGCACTGGCGAAGGAGATCTTCTCCCTCCCGATGTACCCGTCGTTGCCGCGCGAGACGCAAGACCGCGTGATCGACGCGCTTCGCTCGGTACTGGCCTCGCTCTAG
- a CDS encoding class I SAM-dependent DNA methyltransferase, with translation MTEPSLRTTAEAYDAVATVYAEFARDSLDALPLDRAVLTAFAEFARTDSGPVAELGCGPGQTTAFLRKLGLDVFGVDLSSAMIELAREAYPDIRFECGSMDALDLADGALRGIVSWYSLIHTPPRDVPSYFAEFRRVLAPGGHLLLAFFEAEGGPLTTFDHKVTTAYRWPIDELAALAGEAGFTEVGRLLREPGEGERYRRGHLLMRVADATEADE, from the coding sequence GTGACCGAACCCTCCCTCCGCACGACGGCGGAGGCCTACGACGCCGTCGCCACCGTCTACGCCGAGTTCGCTCGCGACTCCCTGGACGCCCTTCCCCTGGACCGCGCCGTGCTCACCGCGTTCGCCGAATTCGCGCGGACCGACTCCGGCCCCGTCGCCGAACTGGGGTGCGGCCCCGGCCAGACCACCGCGTTCCTGCGAAAGCTGGGGCTCGACGTCTTCGGCGTCGACCTCTCCTCGGCGATGATCGAGCTCGCCCGCGAGGCCTACCCCGACATCCGGTTCGAGTGCGGTTCCATGGACGCCCTCGACCTCGCCGACGGCGCGCTCCGCGGCATCGTGTCGTGGTACTCGCTCATCCACACCCCGCCGCGGGACGTGCCGTCGTACTTCGCCGAGTTCCGTCGAGTGCTCGCGCCCGGCGGCCACCTCCTGCTGGCCTTCTTCGAGGCGGAGGGCGGGCCACTCACGACGTTCGACCACAAGGTGACGACGGCCTACCGATGGCCGATCGACGAACTCGCTGCCCTGGCGGGCGAGGCCGGGTTCACCGAGGTCGGCCGCCTGCTACGAGAACCGGGCGAAGGGGAGCGGTATCGCCGGGGCCACCTGCTGATGCGCGTGGCGGACGCGACCGAGGCGGATGAGTAG
- a CDS encoding NDP-hexose 2,3-dehydratase family protein — translation MVAPLRPLSRDEVAARLTDSLFAPGSHFPDTAEVHDWLAGLSRRTWMKTRRAGLDELTGWVREPDTGFLRHHTGRFFSVEAVSVERDDAVVASWRQPIINQPEIGILGILVKEIDGVLHCLVQAKQEPGNPGGGLQLSPTVQATRSNYTGVHKGRSIPYLRYFREPAGHRVLVDIRQSEQGAWFYRKRNRNMVVEVDEPVPLADGFCWLTLRQLAELLTVPDLVNMDTRTVLACLPGGGRYWTNSVASRSGDDFRAALARSADPSAPSVHTTDEVLSWITEARTRTDLRVHRTPLRGLPGWREKDGVISHHSDRFFSVVGVHVEAEGREVGAWSQPMIEPVGTGVIAFVVKEIGGVLHVLTHARTEPGYADVVELAPTVQCTPENYELLPDAARPRFLDEVLRSTRVRFDTVLSEEGGRFLTAQNRYLIVETDTDVAVDDPHYRWLTLSQYDELLRHSFYVNIQARSLLLCLRSLAVV, via the coding sequence GTGGTTGCTCCCCTTCGTCCTTTGTCACGCGACGAGGTCGCGGCCCGCCTGACCGATTCGCTGTTCGCGCCGGGGTCCCACTTCCCGGACACGGCCGAGGTGCACGACTGGCTCGCCGGACTGTCGCGACGCACCTGGATGAAGACGCGACGGGCGGGGCTCGACGAGCTGACCGGGTGGGTCCGGGAACCCGACACGGGGTTCCTGCGGCATCACACGGGCCGGTTCTTCAGCGTCGAGGCGGTGTCGGTGGAGCGCGACGACGCCGTGGTGGCGTCGTGGCGGCAGCCGATCATCAACCAGCCCGAGATCGGGATTCTCGGAATCCTGGTGAAGGAGATCGACGGTGTGCTGCACTGCCTGGTCCAGGCCAAGCAGGAACCGGGCAATCCCGGAGGTGGACTGCAACTGTCACCGACGGTGCAGGCGACCCGCAGCAACTACACGGGAGTCCATAAGGGACGATCGATCCCGTATCTGAGGTACTTCCGGGAACCCGCCGGGCATCGGGTGCTCGTGGACATCCGGCAGTCGGAGCAGGGGGCCTGGTTCTACCGCAAGCGCAACCGCAACATGGTGGTGGAGGTCGACGAGCCCGTCCCGCTGGCCGACGGATTCTGTTGGCTGACCCTGAGACAGCTCGCCGAACTGCTCACCGTGCCGGACCTCGTGAACATGGACACGCGGACGGTACTGGCCTGCCTGCCGGGCGGTGGCCGGTACTGGACGAACTCCGTCGCCTCGCGGTCGGGCGACGACTTCCGCGCGGCGCTGGCGCGTTCCGCCGATCCCAGCGCGCCGTCCGTGCACACCACCGACGAGGTGCTGAGCTGGATCACCGAGGCCAGGACGCGCACCGATCTGCGTGTGCACCGCACGCCACTGCGGGGGCTGCCGGGGTGGCGCGAGAAGGACGGTGTGATCTCCCACCACAGCGACCGTTTCTTCTCCGTCGTCGGCGTGCACGTGGAGGCCGAGGGCAGGGAAGTGGGCGCGTGGTCACAACCGATGATCGAACCCGTGGGGACGGGCGTGATCGCCTTTGTCGTCAAGGAGATCGGCGGTGTGCTGCACGTCCTCACCCACGCCAGGACCGAGCCCGGCTACGCCGACGTCGTGGAACTCGCCCCCACCGTGCAGTGCACCCCCGAGAACTACGAGCTGCTTCCCGACGCGGCGCGGCCCCGGTTCCTCGACGAGGTGCTGCGATCGACGCGGGTGCGTTTCGACACGGTGTTGTCCGAGGAGGGAGGTCGGTTCCTGACGGCGCAGAACCGGTACCTCATCGTGGAGACCGACACCGACGTCGCCGTCGACGACCCCCACTACCGTTGGTTGACGTTGTCCCAGTACGACGAACTGCTGCGACACAGCTTCTACGTCAACATCCAGGCGCGCAGCCTGCTGCTGTGCCTGCGGAGCCTGGCCGTGGTGTGA
- a CDS encoding NAD-dependent epimerase/dehydratase family protein: MGSALTGVRVVVLGGSGFIGSAVAARFVAAGATVRSVSSSGRAPCAHVEAVAADLTEPGRVAEVIADADVVLPLVLYTGGSTYRIGDHEAEAAERVNVAVVRSAIASAAGRVVVFAGSTSQVGAGARDRVDGTEPDEPTTEYDRQKLVAERVVLDGGGVSLRLPTVYGPAPSALDRGVVTAMVRRALAGEPLTVWGDGAVERDLVFVDDVANAFVHAVVDAPRLAGRHWLLGSGRGVSVRELFERVAAAVSAHTGRPPVPVVSVPPPTEATEMDGRSLVADPAAFTEVTGWRAEVDLSAGIDATVAAVAVREGRTGDPYSGS, translated from the coding sequence ATGGGGTCCGCGCTGACGGGAGTCCGGGTGGTCGTGCTCGGAGGCTCGGGATTCATCGGTTCGGCCGTCGCCGCGCGGTTCGTGGCGGCGGGGGCGACCGTGAGGTCGGTGTCGTCGAGCGGTCGTGCTCCTTGTGCCCACGTGGAGGCGGTGGCCGCCGATCTGACCGAGCCCGGCCGGGTGGCCGAGGTGATCGCGGACGCGGACGTGGTGCTGCCGCTCGTGTTGTACACGGGCGGCAGCACGTACCGGATCGGGGACCACGAGGCCGAGGCGGCGGAGCGGGTGAACGTCGCCGTCGTGCGTTCGGCGATCGCGTCCGCAGCGGGGCGGGTGGTGGTGTTCGCCGGTTCGACGTCCCAGGTCGGCGCGGGGGCCCGCGATCGCGTCGACGGCACGGAGCCGGACGAGCCGACCACCGAGTACGACCGCCAGAAGCTGGTGGCCGAACGCGTGGTGCTCGACGGGGGAGGCGTCAGTCTGCGGCTTCCCACGGTCTACGGGCCCGCTCCGAGCGCGCTCGACCGGGGAGTGGTGACCGCGATGGTGCGCAGGGCGCTGGCGGGCGAACCGCTGACGGTGTGGGGCGACGGCGCCGTGGAGCGGGATCTCGTGTTCGTCGACGACGTCGCGAACGCGTTCGTCCACGCCGTCGTCGACGCCCCTCGGCTGGCGGGACGCCACTGGCTTCTGGGTTCGGGTCGCGGTGTCAGCGTGCGTGAGCTGTTCGAGCGGGTGGCGGCGGCCGTGTCCGCCCACACCGGACGGCCCCCGGTTCCGGTGGTGTCCGTGCCCCCGCCGACGGAGGCCACCGAGATGGACGGACGCAGTCTCGTCGCCGATCCCGCGGCGTTCACGGAGGTCACCGGATGGCGCGCCGAGGTCGACTTGTCCGCCGGAATCGACGCGACCGTCGCGGCCGTGGCGGTTCGGGAGGGCCGGACGGGCGACCCCTATTCCGGGAGTTAG